One part of the Granulicella arctica genome encodes these proteins:
- a CDS encoding PhoH family protein translates to MIKKALEITQGIEPLYGTRDENLRLMEDSLHVTIDLRSDSILITGPADSVDLVERIFADFEALRKAGVHPHNGELNGMLKLVVADPSVTLRSLADSGKQRSVGIKRVVQPRSPNQRKYVEAIEQNDMVFGLGPAGTGKTYLAVAMAVSALMAKKVSRIILVRPAVEAGERLGFLPGSLQEKVDPYLRPLYDALYDLMDPMKVDKMLESHVIEVAPLAFMRGRTLSDAFIIMDEAQNTTNEQMKMFVTRLGNNSRAVITGDLTQIDLPNPKKSGLLEALNVLDGVEGIKFCHFDDVDVVRHHLVQRIVRAYDSYGRAQHQLPLAMGETELPGTPQPAKPPLAKTQ, encoded by the coding sequence CTGATCAAAAAAGCGCTCGAAATCACTCAAGGTATTGAGCCCCTGTACGGGACCCGCGACGAAAATCTCCGTTTGATGGAAGACAGCCTCCACGTCACCATCGATCTCCGTTCCGATTCCATTCTGATCACCGGTCCAGCCGACTCCGTTGACCTCGTCGAGCGCATCTTCGCCGACTTCGAGGCCCTCCGCAAGGCGGGCGTCCACCCCCACAACGGCGAACTCAACGGCATGCTCAAGCTCGTCGTAGCCGATCCGTCCGTCACCCTCCGCTCGCTCGCCGACTCTGGCAAGCAGCGTAGCGTCGGCATCAAGCGCGTCGTCCAGCCCCGCTCCCCCAACCAGCGTAAGTACGTCGAGGCCATCGAGCAGAACGACATGGTCTTCGGCCTCGGCCCCGCCGGAACCGGCAAAACCTACCTCGCCGTCGCCATGGCCGTCTCCGCCCTCATGGCGAAGAAGGTCAGCCGCATCATCCTCGTCCGCCCCGCGGTCGAGGCCGGTGAACGCCTCGGCTTCCTCCCCGGGTCTTTACAAGAAAAGGTAGATCCCTACCTCCGCCCACTCTACGACGCTCTCTACGACCTCATGGACCCCATGAAGGTCGACAAGATGCTGGAGTCCCACGTCATTGAGGTTGCCCCGCTCGCCTTCATGCGCGGTCGTACCCTCTCCGACGCCTTCATCATCATGGACGAGGCCCAGAACACCACCAACGAGCAGATGAAGATGTTCGTCACTCGCCTCGGCAATAACTCTCGCGCCGTCATCACCGGCGACCTCACCCAGATCGACCTTCCCAATCCGAAGAAGTCCGGTCTGCTCGAAGCCTTGAACGTCCTCGACGGTGTCGAAGGCATCAAGTTCTGCCACTTCGACGACGTCGACGTCGTCCGCCACCACCTCGTCCAGCGCATCGTCCGCGCCTACGATAGCTACGGCCGCGCCCAGCACCAGCTCCCCCTCGCAATGGGAGAGACGGAGCTGCCCGGAACACCCCAACCCGCCAAGCCACCCTTGGCAAAGACGCAATAG
- the rpsT gene encoding 30S ribosomal protein S20, translating to MANHVSSLKRARQTVVKTAVNRANKSKLRGILRALREAIAKGDSKAVTEQYRETVSVLDKSVQKGVLHKNTASRYKSRLNARVRAVVVKAA from the coding sequence ATGGCAAATCATGTTTCGTCGTTGAAGCGCGCCCGTCAGACAGTCGTAAAGACCGCGGTGAACCGCGCCAACAAGAGCAAGCTGCGCGGCATCCTGCGCGCCCTGCGCGAGGCGATCGCCAAGGGTGACAGCAAGGCCGTGACCGAGCAGTACCGCGAGACCGTTTCTGTGCTCGACAAGAGCGTGCAGAAGGGTGTTCTGCACAAGAACACCGCGAGCCGCTACAAGTCACGCCTGAATGCACGCGTGAGGGCTGTCGTCGTCAAGGCTGCTTAG
- a CDS encoding M13 family metallopeptidase, whose translation MRLGRGRKVAFGATVTALICMLTASLGGVALAQAAPAEAPAKTPVYLPVPAFDTSSLDTSVNPCDDFYKYSCGKFAANHPIPADQSGVDQFYELFNVNTQALNGILTKTSAISTGRSANEQKIGDYYKACLNTALIDQKNLAPIEPLLKEIDGLGDGVRGKMALASLIGKLQRMSVDVFFGFGEQQDFKDASKQIASISQGGLGMPEKDYYLRTGEKDVKLREQYVEHVAKMLELAGSSPEQSKKDADAIMVFETALAKASMSVTEMRDPEKIYHLQPISTFEATIPGVKFSEFLAEVHSPSLSEINNSTPEYFPVLVKEVKAADMETLKAYMRYHLLSTFANRLPKRFDEENFHFFGSILNGQPQQQPRWKRCSNAVNGAMGEALGQVYVDQYFAGDSKAKMLEMVHDIEDAMDLDIDHLDWMSDTTKMKAKEKLHLVANKIGYPDKWRDYSKLVIEPEDALGNQERANEFENDRQLRKIGQPVDHSEWGMTPPTVNAYYDPSMNDINFPAGILQPSFYDPKANDAVNYGHIGAVIGHELTHGFDDEGRKFDGHGNLSNWWTPEDIKQFETKTDCLVNEYGGFTAVDDVKVNGKLTLGENTADNGGLVLAYMAYLERAKKNNVDLSTKQDGYTKQQQFYIAFAQNWCENARPEQVRAQVLTDPHSPDHFRANGAIVNAPGFAEAFGCKKGSPMVPANSCRVW comes from the coding sequence ATGAGGTTAGGCAGAGGGCGCAAGGTCGCCTTCGGAGCTACAGTAACGGCGTTAATTTGTATGCTCACCGCCAGTTTGGGCGGCGTGGCGCTGGCCCAGGCAGCTCCGGCAGAGGCACCGGCCAAGACTCCGGTCTACCTGCCGGTTCCGGCCTTCGACACGTCGAGCCTGGATACTTCGGTCAACCCGTGCGATGACTTCTACAAATACTCCTGCGGGAAGTTCGCGGCGAACCATCCGATCCCCGCGGACCAGTCGGGCGTGGACCAGTTCTACGAGTTGTTCAACGTCAACACACAGGCATTGAACGGGATTCTGACGAAGACGTCGGCGATCAGCACGGGACGGTCGGCGAACGAGCAGAAGATTGGCGACTACTACAAAGCTTGCCTGAATACGGCCCTCATTGACCAGAAGAACCTTGCGCCGATCGAGCCGCTGCTGAAGGAGATCGATGGGCTGGGCGACGGCGTACGCGGCAAGATGGCGCTCGCCAGTCTGATCGGCAAGCTACAGCGCATGAGCGTCGATGTCTTCTTCGGCTTCGGCGAACAGCAGGACTTCAAGGATGCGAGCAAGCAGATCGCCAGCATCAGCCAGGGTGGGCTCGGCATGCCGGAGAAGGACTATTATCTGCGGACGGGCGAGAAGGATGTGAAGCTGCGTGAGCAGTATGTGGAGCACGTGGCGAAGATGCTGGAGCTCGCGGGCAGCTCGCCCGAGCAGTCGAAGAAGGACGCCGATGCGATCATGGTGTTCGAGACCGCGCTGGCGAAGGCTTCGATGAGCGTGACCGAAATGCGCGATCCGGAGAAGATCTACCATTTACAGCCGATCTCCACCTTCGAGGCGACGATACCGGGTGTGAAGTTCAGCGAGTTCCTCGCGGAGGTACATTCGCCCAGTCTTTCCGAGATTAATAATTCAACGCCGGAGTACTTCCCTGTGCTGGTGAAAGAGGTGAAAGCCGCCGACATGGAGACGCTGAAGGCGTACATGCGGTACCACCTGCTGAGCACCTTTGCGAACCGGCTGCCGAAGCGCTTTGACGAGGAGAACTTCCACTTCTTCGGCAGCATCCTGAACGGCCAGCCGCAGCAGCAGCCGCGCTGGAAGCGCTGCTCGAACGCCGTGAACGGAGCGATGGGCGAGGCACTGGGTCAGGTTTACGTGGATCAGTATTTCGCCGGCGACAGCAAGGCGAAGATGCTCGAGATGGTGCATGACATCGAGGACGCGATGGATCTGGATATCGACCACCTCGACTGGATGTCCGACACGACGAAGATGAAGGCGAAGGAAAAGCTGCACCTGGTGGCGAACAAGATCGGCTATCCGGATAAGTGGCGCGATTATTCGAAGCTCGTCATTGAGCCGGAGGATGCTCTGGGCAATCAGGAGCGGGCGAACGAGTTTGAGAACGACCGCCAGCTTCGGAAGATCGGCCAGCCGGTTGACCATAGCGAGTGGGGCATGACGCCACCGACGGTGAACGCCTACTACGATCCAAGCATGAACGACATCAACTTCCCTGCCGGGATTCTGCAGCCTTCGTTCTACGATCCGAAGGCGAATGATGCGGTGAATTACGGCCACATCGGCGCGGTGATCGGGCATGAGCTAACGCATGGCTTCGATGACGAAGGAAGGAAGTTCGATGGACACGGCAACCTGAGCAACTGGTGGACGCCGGAGGACATCAAGCAGTTTGAGACGAAGACAGACTGCCTCGTCAACGAGTACGGCGGGTTTACCGCGGTCGATGACGTGAAGGTGAACGGTAAGCTGACGCTCGGCGAGAATACAGCGGACAACGGCGGGCTGGTGCTGGCGTACATGGCGTACCTCGAGCGCGCGAAGAAGAACAACGTCGATCTGTCCACGAAGCAGGACGGCTATACGAAGCAGCAGCAGTTCTACATCGCCTTTGCGCAGAACTGGTGCGAGAACGCACGGCCCGAGCAGGTGCGGGCGCAGGTGCTGACGGACCCACACTCTCCGGATCACTTCCGCGCAAACGGTGCGATCGTCAATGCACCCGGCTTCGCGGAGGCGTTCGGCTGCAAGAAGGGTTCGCCGATGGTGCCTGCAAACAGCTGCCGCGTCTGGTAA
- a CDS encoding DMT family transporter, whose product MKGRALGFTACALAGSFWGCGFFFGKIALAEMSVGHMVLYRFLFGMVLLLPLLVTHPPKLNRTDWGLLLLASFLGVPVQFLIQFYGLSLTTVSHAALMIGTMPVILAVGAAIFAHERMDKVGWMALTGSTCGAALIALSGKHGHRGEASLPGDLLVVMSLGIALFWLLINKRLMERNSHVVVTVYGLALGTLMLMVWVPLQFGLPPIHHVSLKAWLALAASGVLCTAMTTLLWNWGMTQVPASQAGVLLNMEPLVGSLLGVLVLGERLGPGAWVGGGLILAAAITLTTHSKTHVRETLSAT is encoded by the coding sequence ATGAAAGGCCGGGCACTCGGCTTTACCGCGTGCGCGCTGGCTGGTTCGTTCTGGGGATGCGGATTCTTCTTCGGTAAGATCGCGCTGGCCGAGATGTCGGTTGGGCATATGGTGCTGTATCGGTTTCTCTTTGGCATGGTGTTGCTGCTGCCGCTGTTGGTCACACATCCGCCGAAACTTAACCGTACCGATTGGGGCTTGCTGTTGCTGGCTTCGTTCCTTGGGGTACCGGTGCAGTTCCTGATCCAGTTCTATGGGCTCTCGCTGACGACAGTGAGCCATGCTGCTCTGATGATCGGGACGATGCCGGTGATTCTTGCGGTGGGTGCAGCGATCTTCGCGCACGAACGCATGGACAAGGTAGGCTGGATGGCACTGACGGGTTCGACCTGCGGGGCCGCGCTGATCGCACTGAGCGGCAAGCATGGCCATCGCGGCGAGGCATCGCTCCCGGGCGATCTCCTGGTAGTGATGTCGCTCGGCATTGCGCTGTTCTGGCTGCTGATCAACAAGCGTCTGATGGAGCGGAACAGTCACGTCGTCGTCACGGTGTACGGGCTCGCCTTGGGCACGCTCATGCTGATGGTCTGGGTTCCGCTGCAGTTTGGGTTACCTCCCATCCATCATGTGTCGCTGAAGGCATGGCTGGCACTGGCCGCAAGTGGCGTACTGTGCACCGCGATGACGACGCTGCTGTGGAACTGGGGCATGACGCAGGTTCCGGCGTCGCAGGCGGGCGTGCTGTTGAATATGGAGCCGCTGGTGGGTTCGCTGCTCGGTGTGCTGGTGTTGGGCGAGCGGCTGGGTCCGGGAGCGTGGGTTGGCGGCGGGCTGATTCTCGCTGCGGCGATCACGCTGACGACACACAGCAAGACGCATGTCCGCGAGACTCTTTCGGCGACGTAG
- a CDS encoding M20/M25/M40 family metallo-hydrolase, translating to MAIVSLLAAAGVCSSTMLAQTSAPLVPAEAAMVKAVDAENPAAVALLEKLVDVNSGTMNLAGVVAVKDVISPQIEALGFTARWEPMEAVDKRAGDLVAVHACPAGVGKCGKKILLIGHMDTVFELSSKFQRYEIVPGTNGNVATGPGVCDMKGGLVVMLSALKAMQVAGTLANAEITIVLSGDEEAHGEPVEVSRHDMIEAGKRSDVALEFENASRIDGKDMIRISRRSSLSWRLETSGVSGHSSQIFNDHFGYGAIYELVRILNQFRTELPEKGLTFNVGLVLGGATAVQNVTNTGGTVTGKSNVIPPVAMANGDIRTLSNEQTERVEAKMRAIVADHLPKTGATITFNEGYPAMAETEGSRTLVKELNEVNTSLGLAPQEVMDPMLGGAGDIAFVAPYVPGLVGTGAMGTGAHAEGETVYLDSLPTEAKRMALLMYRLSKN from the coding sequence ATGGCAATAGTTTCCCTGCTGGCTGCGGCTGGTGTGTGCTCTTCGACGATGCTGGCGCAGACATCTGCGCCTCTCGTTCCGGCGGAAGCGGCGATGGTGAAGGCGGTGGACGCGGAGAATCCTGCGGCGGTGGCGCTGCTCGAGAAGCTGGTTGACGTCAACAGCGGCACAATGAACCTTGCGGGCGTGGTCGCGGTAAAAGATGTGATCTCACCGCAGATCGAGGCGCTGGGCTTCACGGCCCGGTGGGAGCCGATGGAGGCCGTGGATAAGCGCGCGGGCGATCTAGTGGCGGTCCATGCGTGTCCGGCGGGCGTGGGCAAGTGCGGCAAGAAGATCCTGCTGATCGGGCACATGGATACGGTGTTCGAGCTTTCGAGCAAGTTCCAGCGGTATGAGATTGTGCCAGGAACGAATGGCAATGTGGCGACGGGTCCGGGTGTGTGCGATATGAAAGGCGGGCTGGTGGTAATGCTGTCGGCCCTGAAGGCGATGCAGGTGGCGGGGACGCTTGCGAACGCGGAGATCACGATTGTGCTGAGCGGGGACGAAGAGGCGCATGGCGAACCGGTGGAGGTAAGCCGTCACGACATGATCGAGGCGGGCAAACGGAGCGATGTTGCGCTCGAGTTCGAGAACGCCTCGCGCATCGACGGCAAGGACATGATTCGTATCAGCAGGCGGAGTTCGCTGAGCTGGCGGCTGGAGACCTCAGGGGTGAGTGGGCACTCGTCACAGATCTTCAACGATCACTTTGGCTATGGAGCGATCTATGAGCTGGTGCGGATTCTGAATCAGTTTCGGACGGAGCTGCCGGAGAAGGGATTGACCTTCAACGTGGGACTGGTGCTAGGCGGAGCTACCGCTGTGCAGAACGTTACGAACACAGGTGGCACGGTGACGGGCAAGAGCAACGTGATTCCACCGGTGGCGATGGCAAATGGGGATATCCGTACGCTGAGCAACGAGCAGACGGAGCGTGTGGAAGCGAAGATGCGTGCCATCGTCGCCGACCATCTGCCGAAGACGGGTGCGACGATCACGTTCAACGAGGGATATCCGGCGATGGCTGAGACGGAGGGTAGCCGCACGCTGGTGAAGGAGTTGAACGAGGTGAATACGTCGCTGGGACTGGCTCCGCAGGAGGTGATGGACCCGATGCTGGGTGGCGCGGGGGACATTGCATTTGTGGCGCCGTATGTTCCCGGGTTGGTGGGCACGGGCGCGATGGGGACTGGCGCTCATGCAGAGGGTGAGACGGTATATCTGGATTCGTTGCCGACCGAGGCGAAGCGGATGGCGCTGCTGATGTATCGGCTGTCGAAGAACTAG
- a CDS encoding MATE family efflux transporter: protein MSIRREIPLMLHLALPLILAELGWMSMGIVDTMMVGHMANPALAISAAALGQVLYNTVAFGIAGILLGLDTYLSQSHGAGKFDEANRWFYHGLLLAGVLAVVLFTIIALAPLAMLHLPIDREVLTGSVAFLRALNWGTPALFLYFTLRRYLQAFNHVRPIALALVTANLINVVGNWLLIYGHSWGPIHIPALGVTGSGLSTSCSRLYLALFIAAAIWRVEHQHSYGLRGMRRHIESSRLRRLALLGAPAGAQIFVEISIFGTVTFLIGTMGKLPLAGHEIALNCASFTFMVPFAISVAAAVRVGQAVGRRSSIEASAAGWTAILLGAIAMAIFSAVLLIFPNLIAAAFTHDRAVIAATIPLLFVAALFQFFDGLQITATGALRGAGNTHAGLIVQIVGYWIIGLPIGCLLAFHLHHGAVGLWLGLCAGLVVAGTWLTTIWHHTTRSMAKKITVRT, encoded by the coding sequence ATGTCCATTCGCCGCGAAATTCCGCTTATGCTCCACCTTGCGCTGCCCCTTATCCTGGCAGAGCTGGGTTGGATGTCCATGGGCATCGTCGACACGATGATGGTTGGCCACATGGCCAACCCTGCGCTCGCCATCTCCGCCGCTGCCCTCGGCCAGGTGCTCTATAACACCGTCGCCTTCGGCATCGCGGGCATCCTCCTCGGCCTCGACACCTATCTCTCCCAGTCCCACGGAGCAGGGAAGTTCGACGAAGCCAACCGCTGGTTCTACCACGGCCTTCTACTCGCCGGTGTCCTGGCCGTTGTTCTCTTCACCATCATCGCGCTCGCGCCTCTAGCGATGCTGCACCTGCCCATCGATCGCGAGGTCCTCACCGGCTCGGTTGCCTTCCTGCGTGCGCTCAACTGGGGAACCCCCGCGCTCTTCCTCTACTTCACCTTGCGCCGTTACCTGCAAGCTTTTAACCACGTCCGCCCCATCGCGCTTGCACTGGTCACCGCAAACCTCATCAACGTCGTCGGCAACTGGCTGCTCATCTACGGCCACAGTTGGGGACCGATTCACATTCCGGCGCTCGGCGTCACGGGCTCAGGACTTTCGACCTCTTGCTCGCGCCTCTACCTCGCACTCTTTATCGCCGCTGCCATCTGGCGCGTGGAGCATCAGCACAGCTACGGCCTGCGCGGGATGCGGCGCCACATCGAGAGCTCCCGCCTTCGCCGTCTCGCCCTCCTCGGAGCCCCCGCAGGCGCGCAGATCTTCGTCGAGATCTCCATCTTCGGCACCGTCACCTTCCTCATCGGTACGATGGGCAAGCTTCCCCTCGCGGGTCATGAGATCGCCCTCAACTGCGCCAGCTTCACCTTTATGGTTCCCTTCGCCATCTCCGTCGCCGCTGCCGTCCGCGTAGGCCAGGCCGTCGGACGCAGATCCAGCATCGAAGCCTCCGCCGCTGGCTGGACCGCCATCCTTCTCGGCGCGATTGCGATGGCAATCTTCTCCGCTGTACTCCTAATCTTCCCCAACTTGATTGCCGCAGCGTTCACGCACGACCGCGCCGTCATCGCTGCCACCATCCCGCTGCTCTTCGTCGCCGCGCTCTTCCAGTTCTTCGACGGCCTCCAGATCACCGCCACCGGAGCCCTTCGCGGCGCGGGCAACACCCACGCCGGTCTCATCGTCCAGATCGTCGGCTACTGGATCATCGGCCTCCCCATCGGCTGCCTGCTCGCCTTCCATCTGCATCACGGAGCCGTCGGCCTATGGCTCGGCCTCTGCGCCGGCCTCGTCGTCGCCGGTACCTGGCTTACGACGATCTGGCACCACACCACGCGTTCCATGGCGAAAAAGATCACCGTGCGTACCTAG
- a CDS encoding threonine synthase, translating to MPAIAYLECVRCHHHVSAVTPQTLCPLCAGSLYVRYDMDELKRTARRDEIVPRAAASGASLGMWRYANVLPSGTPEKPVQPVTLGEGWTPILRSKRYPGLFIKEEGANPTGTFKARGLGLAVTMAKHYGLQHLAVPSAGNAAGALAAYAAAAGIAAHIFMPQDVPFANYLEGIVYGADVTMVNGLISDCARMVGENIKAQKDANTPANEVWFDISTLKEPFRVEGKKTMGYELVEQLGWTYPDAVFYPTGGGVGLIGMWKAFEEMEQLGWVTGKRPRMYALQATGCAPVARAYDEGKDASEFFQNAATFAAGLRVPKPYGDAIILDIVRQSGGEAIASTDEDILKSILDWAKHEGIFLSPEGAAATAAYDALLASGDLKPTDKVVLFNTGAGLKYTDMTAEAMHLRRPGTLPTRMPVGGIITPQ from the coding sequence ATGCCCGCAATCGCATATCTCGAGTGTGTCCGCTGCCACCATCACGTCTCAGCCGTTACCCCGCAGACCCTCTGCCCGCTCTGCGCAGGCTCGCTCTATGTCCGCTACGACATGGACGAGCTGAAACGTACAGCCCGCCGCGACGAGATCGTCCCCAGAGCCGCCGCCAGCGGAGCCTCCCTCGGCATGTGGCGCTACGCCAACGTTTTGCCCTCTGGCACTCCCGAGAAGCCGGTCCAGCCCGTTACCCTCGGCGAAGGCTGGACGCCCATCCTCCGCAGCAAGCGCTACCCCGGCCTCTTCATCAAAGAAGAAGGTGCGAACCCGACCGGCACCTTCAAGGCCCGCGGCCTCGGCCTCGCCGTCACCATGGCGAAACACTATGGCTTGCAACACTTAGCTGTTCCTTCTGCCGGTAACGCCGCAGGTGCTCTCGCCGCCTACGCCGCCGCCGCAGGCATCGCCGCCCATATCTTCATGCCCCAGGACGTCCCCTTCGCCAACTACCTCGAAGGCATCGTGTATGGAGCAGACGTGACGATGGTCAACGGCCTCATCTCCGACTGCGCCCGCATGGTCGGCGAAAACATCAAGGCTCAAAAGGACGCCAACACCCCGGCGAACGAGGTCTGGTTCGACATCTCCACTCTGAAAGAGCCCTTCCGCGTCGAGGGCAAGAAGACCATGGGCTACGAGCTCGTCGAACAGCTCGGCTGGACCTATCCCGACGCCGTCTTCTACCCCACCGGAGGAGGCGTCGGCCTCATCGGCATGTGGAAAGCCTTCGAAGAGATGGAACAGCTAGGCTGGGTGACCGGCAAACGCCCCAGGATGTACGCCCTCCAGGCCACTGGTTGCGCTCCCGTCGCCCGCGCCTATGACGAAGGCAAAGATGCGAGCGAGTTCTTCCAGAACGCGGCAACCTTTGCCGCCGGTCTCCGCGTACCCAAGCCCTACGGCGACGCCATCATCCTCGACATCGTCCGCCAGTCCGGCGGCGAAGCCATCGCCTCCACCGACGAAGACATCCTCAAGAGCATTCTCGACTGGGCCAAACACGAAGGCATCTTCCTCTCGCCCGAAGGAGCTGCCGCCACCGCTGCCTACGACGCTCTGCTCGCCAGCGGAGACCTCAAGCCCACCGACAAGGTCGTCCTCTTCAACACCGGAGCCGGCCTCAAGTACACCGACATGACCGCCGAGGCTATGCACCTCCGTCGTCCCGGCACCCTCCCTACCAGGATGCCCGTAGGCGGCATCATCACCCCACAATAG
- a CDS encoding 1,9-bis(guanidino)-5-aza-nonane synthase: MPTKKELLDRPIQHIDITQHNVVPLVEAMQKMAYSARDTARAASIYDMMLRDTECGVILCLAGSLISAGLQKIFVDLIRNNMVDAIVSTGANIVDQDFFEALGFNHYIAGDEYKYGAGDADLRELMIDRIYDTFIDEEELRICDETTHQITNSLEPRPYSSREFIREMGAYLVKNGKTPQDGGRDSIVLAAYEKNVPIFCPAFSDCSAGFGFVAHQHERQGKPMVSIDSAKDFYEITQLKIANPTTGLLMIGGGVPKNFAQDIVVAADILGVEASMHKYAIQITVADARDGALSGSTLKEASSWGKVDLTYEQMVYSEATLALPLITGYAFHKNAQASRTGKNWTNVLDRVPVTA, encoded by the coding sequence ATGCCTACGAAAAAAGAACTCCTCGACCGCCCCATTCAACACATCGACATCACGCAGCATAACGTCGTTCCCCTCGTCGAGGCCATGCAGAAGATGGCCTACAGCGCGCGCGATACCGCCCGCGCGGCTTCGATCTACGACATGATGCTGCGCGATACGGAGTGCGGCGTGATTCTCTGCCTTGCGGGCTCGTTGATCTCCGCCGGGTTGCAGAAGATCTTCGTCGACCTGATCCGCAATAACATGGTCGACGCCATCGTCTCGACCGGCGCGAACATCGTCGACCAGGACTTCTTCGAGGCGCTCGGCTTCAACCACTACATCGCGGGTGATGAGTACAAGTACGGCGCGGGCGATGCCGATCTGCGCGAGCTGATGATCGACCGCATCTATGACACCTTCATCGATGAGGAAGAGCTGCGCATCTGCGACGAGACGACGCACCAGATCACGAACTCGCTGGAGCCGCGGCCTTACAGCTCGCGGGAGTTCATCCGCGAGATGGGTGCCTACCTCGTGAAGAACGGCAAGACGCCGCAGGATGGCGGGCGCGACTCGATCGTGTTGGCGGCCTATGAGAAGAATGTACCGATCTTCTGCCCGGCGTTCTCGGACTGCTCGGCGGGCTTCGGCTTTGTCGCTCATCAGCACGAGCGGCAGGGCAAGCCGATGGTTTCGATCGACTCGGCGAAGGACTTCTACGAGATCACGCAGTTGAAGATCGCCAACCCCACGACCGGGTTGCTGATGATCGGCGGCGGTGTGCCGAAGAACTTCGCGCAGGACATCGTCGTGGCAGCGGATATTCTCGGTGTAGAGGCATCGATGCACAAGTATGCGATCCAGATCACGGTAGCCGATGCGCGTGATGGTGCACTCTCGGGCTCGACCCTGAAGGAAGCATCGAGCTGGGGCAAGGTGGACCTGACCTACGAGCAGATGGTCTACTCCGAGGCGACGCTGGCGCTGCCGCTGATCACGGGTTATGCCTTCCACAAGAATGCACAGGCAAGCCGCACCGGTAAGAACTGGACGAATGTCCTTGATCGGGTTCCGGTTACGGCGTAG